A single Lolium perenne isolate Kyuss_39 chromosome 6, Kyuss_2.0, whole genome shotgun sequence DNA region contains:
- the LOC127326776 gene encoding disease resistance protein RGA5, which translates to MDLATGALGSLLSKLVELLADEYNRLKGLRKDVEFLESELRSMHAVLRKVAEVPRDQLDEQVRLWANEVRELSFNMEDVVDRFLVRVQGPDDRIKSSHKLKRLMKKMADLFTVGRTRHQIAHAIKDIKGQVEDVAARRDRYRINDIVVNPTATTTIDPRLLALYKDQKELVGIQEACSELINRLANGNNDVSTQELKILSIFGFGGLGKTTLAKAVYHGIKEQFECMAFVSVGRNPDLKKLVKNILFELDQKKYENFNEAGLDERQLIDELRGLIQNKRYIIVIDNIWDTPTWEIVKCAFVDSNRGSRIVTTTRIFEVAATANNFYKMEPLSDENSKELFRKRLFGGKCKYPYNQPTGLFEKILKKCGGVPLAIITIASVLAGKPCEEWPMVYNSIGFGYGDNKQVENTRKILLFSYYDLPWYLRTCLLYLSIYPEDYEIQKDILIWKWVAEDFVQEEPRRGLFEVGERYFNELVNRCMLQPLEGTDKSSIYGCRVHDMVLDMICLLSEEENFVRIFDREEPNTSSKVHPRRLATQKRVIEYDHLDNMHTRQVRSFNVTGCHIAAMPSRLGFQALRVLAIEDCTFMKDYAFHLENLGRLHQLRYLGLRETPISKLPKEIGELRFLQTIDLWECKNVEALPQSIILLRQLKCLRAGGAACKPISVPDGMGNLTSMEELWLRYVDKCPNFVQELGKLTELRNLNICIELPESWMCKTFVESLGNLQKIQVLSLHALNAKLSWEGYVPPPQLWHLTLTTVNAALPSWINSTLLPNLVHLEISLGDAMEAHDLVTLGEFPELLRLKRCGSDNDIPVVVGGNSFHKLRSCNMTAPLRFLPGAMPSLECLAFTVHVQPLKEANFDFDFGSLENLPCLREVSVFICCYPDKAEADKVEAAVRHAVHNHPNHPILHLTKFNDLAVTLMSTALALLLFT; encoded by the exons ATGGACCTCGCAACGGGGGCGCTAGGCTCCCTCCTCTCCAAGCTGGTCGAGCTCCTCGCCGATGAGTACAATCGGCTGAAGGGCCTGCGGAAAGATGTCGAGTTTCTTGAGAGCGAGCTGAGGAGCATGCACGCCGTCCTCCGCAAGGTGGCGGAGGTGCCGCGGGACCAGCTCGATGAGCAGGTCAGGCTCTGGGCCAACGAAGTCAGGGAGCTGTCTTTCAACATGGAGGATGTTGTCGACCGCTTCCTGGTGCGCGTCCAAGGCCCTGACGACCGCATCAAGAGCTCACACAAGCTGAAACGGCTCATGAAGAAGATGGCCGACTTGTTCACTGTGGGGAGGACTCGCCATCAGATTGCCCACGCGATCAAAGACATCAAGGGCCAAGTCGAGGATGTGGCTGCACGCCGTGATAGATATAGGATCAACGATATTGTGGTGAATCCAACCGCCACAACAACTATTGATCCTCGTCTGTTAGCTCTGTACAAAGATCAGAAAGAGCTCGTTGGCATCCAAGAAGCATGTTCTGAGCTAATCAACAGGTTGGCCAATGGGAACAATGATGTGTCCACGCAAGAACTCAAGATACTGTCCATTTTCGGATTTGGCGGGTTGGGCAAGACGACTCTTGCCAAAGCAGTGTATCATGGGATTAAAGAACAATTTGAGTGCATGGCCTTTGTTTCTGTGGGTCGGAATCCTGACTTAAAGAAACTTGTCAAGAATATCCTCTTCGAGCTTGACCAAAAAAAGTATGAGAATTTCAATGAAGCAGGGTTGGACGAAAGACAGCTCATCGATGAACTTCGGGGTCTGATTCAAAACAAGAG GTACATCATTGTCATTGATAATATATGGGATACACCAACATGGGAAATAGTGAAATGTGCTTTTGTTGATAGTAATCGTGGAAGTAGAATAGTCACAACTACTCGGATCTTCGAAGTGGCCGCAACAGCCAACAACTTTTACAAGATGGAACCATTGTCTGATGAAAATTCTAAAGAATTATTCCGTAAAAGGTTATTTGGTGGTAAATGCAAATACCCTTATAATCAACCAACTGGGCTATttgagaaaattttaaaaaagTGTGGAGGTGTACCATTAGCTATCATTACAATAGCTAGTGTGTTAGCTGGTAAACCATGCGAGGAGTGGCCTATGGTGTACAACTCTATTGGTTTCGGGTATGGAGATAACAAACAAGTTGAGAATACGAGAAAGATATTGTTGTTTAGCTACTATGACCTGCCTTGGTATCTAAGGACATGCCTATTATATTTAAGCATATACCCCGAAGACTATGAGATACAAAAAGACATCTTGATATGGAAGTGGGTGGCAGAAGATTTTGTCCAGGAGGAACCAAGGAGAGGGTTGTTTGAGGTTGGAGAGAGATACTTCAACGAGCTAGTAAATAGATGCATGCTCCAACCGTTAGAGGGCACCGATAAATCCTCAATTTATGGTTGTCGTGTGCATGACATGGTGCTTGATATGATCTGTTTGTTatcagaagaagagaactttgttaGAATATTTGATCGTGAGGAGCCAAATACATCTTCAAAAGTACACCCTCGTAGGTTAGCCACCCAAAAAAGAGTCATAGAGTATGATCATCTGGACAACATGCACACAAGACAAGTCAGATCATTTAATGTCACCGGGTGTCATATTGCTGCGATGCCATCACGTTTAGGATTTCAAGCATTGCGTGTGCTAGCTATAGAAGACTGCACTTTTATGAAAGATTATGCCTTTCATCTTGAAAACCTTGGGAGGTTGCATCAGCTGAGGTATCTCGGACTGAGAGAGACACCTATTAGTAAACTTCCTAAAGAGATAGGGGAACTTAGGTTTCTGCAGACAATAGACTTGTGGGAATGTAAGAATGTAGAGGCATTGCCGCAGAGCATTATTCTGCTACGACAACTGAAGTGCCTCCGCGCTGGAGGTGCAGCATGTAAGCCCATAAGTGTGCCAGATGGGATGGGGAACCTAACATCCATGGAAGAGCTATGGCTGAGATATGTCGACAAGTGTCCAAACTTTGTTCAAGAGCTCGGCAAGTTGACCGAACTGAGGAACCTTAATATTTGTATTGAACTTCCCGAGAGTTGGATGTGCAAGACATTTGTAGAATCTCTAGGCAATCTGCAGAAAATACAAGTCCTATCTCTTCATGCTCTAAATGCAAAGCTCAGCTGGGAGGGCTATGTGCCTCCTCCACAACTTTGGCATTTGACCTTGACGACAGTGAACGCTGCACTGCCATCGTGGATTAATTCCACGCTCCTTCCAAACCTTGTCCACTTAGAGATTTCTTTGGGTGATGCGATGGAGGCTCATGACCTGGTGACACTTGGGGAATTTCCAGAGCTCCTACGTCTCAAAAGATGTGGAAGTGACAACGACATCCCTGTTGTTGTGGGTGGCAATTCCTTCCACAAGCTGAGGAGCTGCAACATGACTGCACCGTTGAGGTTTCTACCGGGGGCTATGCCGAGCCTCGAATGTCTTGCGTTTACAGTCCATGTACAGCCCTTGAAGGAGGCCAACTTTGACTTCGACTTTGGTAGCTTGGAGAACCTCCCTTGTCTTCGAGAGGTGAGTGTTTTCATTTGTTGTTACCCTGATAAAGCGGAGGCGGATAAAGTGGAGGCAGCGGTCAGGCATGCGGTCCACAACCATCCCAATCATCCGATCCTTCACCTCACGAAATTCAACGACCTT GCGGTTACATTAATGTCGACGGCCTTGGCGCTGCTGCTTTTCACATAG
- the LOC127326773 gene encoding disease resistance protein RGA5-like, with the protein MDLATGALGSLLSKLVELLADEYNRLKGLRKDVEFLESELRSMHAVLRKVAEVPRDQLDEQVRLWANEVRELSFNMEDVVDRFLVRVQGPDDRIKSSHKLKRLMKKMADLFTVGRTRHQIAHAIKDIKGQVEDVAARRDRYRINDIVVNPTATTTIDPRLLALYKDQKELVGIQEACSELINRLANGNNDVSTQELKILSIFGFGGLGKTTLAKAVYHGIKEQFECMAFVSVGRNPDLKKLVKNILFELDQKKYENFNEAGLDERQLIDELRGLIQNKRYIIVIDDIWDTPTWEIVKCAFVDSNRGSRIVTTTRIFEVAATANNFYKMEPLSDENSKELFRKRLFGGKCKYPYNQPTGLFEKILKKCGGVPLAIITIASVLAGKPCEEWPMVYNSIGFGYGDNKQVENTRKILLFSYYDLPWYLRTCLLYLSIYPEDYEIQKDILIWKWVAEDFVQEEPRRGLFEVGERYFNELVNRCMLQPLEGTDKSSIYGCRVHDMVLDMICLLSEEENFVRIFDREEPNTSSKVHPRRLATQKRVIEYDHLDNMHTAQVRSFNVTGCHIAAMPSRLGFQALRVLAIEDCTFMKDYAFHLENLGRLHQLRYLGLRETPISKLPKEIGELRFLQTIDLWECKNVEALPQSIILLRQLKCLRAGGAACKPISVPDGMGNLTSMEELWLRYVDKCPNFVQELGKLTELRNLNICIELPESWMCKTFVESLGNLQKIQVLSLHALNAKLSWEGYVPPPQLWHLTLTTVNARLPSWINSTLLPNLVHLEISLGDAMEAHDLVTLGEFPELLRLKRCGSDNDIPVVVGGNSFHKLRSCNMTAPLRFLPGAMPSLECLAFTVHVQPLKEANFDFDFGSLENLPCLREVSVFICCYPDKAEADKVEAAVRHAVHNHPNHPILHLTKLNDLAVTLMSTALALLLFT; encoded by the exons ATGGACCTCGCAACGGGGGCGCTAGGCTCCCTCCTCTCCAAGCTGGTCGAGCTCCTCGCCGATGAGTACAATCGGCTGAAGGGCCTGCGGAAAGATGTCGAGTTTCTCGAGAGCGAGCTGAGGAGCATGCACGCCGTCCTCCGCAAGGTGGCGGAGGTGCCGCGGGACCAGCTCGATGAGCAGGTCAGGCTCTGGGCCAACGAAGTCAGGGAGCTGTCTTTCAACATGGAGGATGTTGTCGACCGCTTCCTGGTGCGCGTCCAAGGCCCTGACGACCGCATCAAGAGCTCACACAAGCTGAAACGGCTCATGAAGAAGATGGCCGACTTGTTCACTGTGGGGAGGACTCGCCATCAGATTGCCCACGCGATCAAAGACATCAAGGGCCAAGTCGAGGATGTGGCTGCACGCCGTGATAGATATAGGATCAACGATATTGTGGTGAATCCAACCGCCACAACAACTATTGATCCTCGTCTGTTAGCTCTGTACAAAGATCAGAAAGAGCTCGTTGGCATCCAAGAAGCATGTTCTGAGCTAATCAACAGGTTGGCCAATGGGAACAATGATGTGTCCACGCAAGAACTCAAGATACTGTCCATTTTCGGATTTGGCGGGTTGGGCAAGACGACTCTTGCCAAAGCAGTGTATCATGGGATTAAAGAACAATTTGAGTGCATGGCCTTTGTTTCTGTGGGTCGGAATCCTGACTTAAAGAAACTTGTCAAGAATATCCTCTTCGAGCTTGACCAAAAAAAGTATGAGAATTTCAATGAAGCAGGGTTGGACGAAAGACAGCTCATCGATGAACTTCGGGGTCTGATTCAAAACAAGAG GTACATCATTGTCATTGATGATATATGGGATACACCAACATGGGAAATAGTGAAATGTGCTTTTGTTGATAGTAATCGTGGAAGTAGAATAGTCACAACTACTCGGATCTTCGAAGTGGCCGCAACAGCCAACAACTTTTACAAGATGGAACCATTGTCTGATGAAAATTCTAAAGAATTATTCCGTAAAAGGTTATTTGGTGGTAAATGCAAATACCCTTATAATCAACCAACTGGGCTATttgagaaaattttaaaaaagTGTGGAGGTGTACCATTAGCTATCATTACAATAGCTAGTGTGTTAGCTGGTAAACCATGCGAGGAGTGGCCTATGGTGTACAACTCTATTGGTTTCGGGTATGGAGATAACAAACAAGTTGAGAATACGAGAAAGATATTGTTGTTTAGCTACTATGACCTGCCTTGGTATCTAAGGACATGCCTATTATATTTAAGCATATACCCCGAAGACTATGAGATACAAAAAGACATCTTGATATGGAAGTGGGTGGCAGAAGATTTTGTCCAGGAGGAACCAAGGAGAGGGTTGTTTGAGGTTGGAGAGAGATACTTCAACGAGCTAGTAAATAGATGCATGCTCCAACCGTTAGAGGGCACCGATAAATCCTCAATTTATGGTTGTCGTGTGCATGACATGGTGCTTGATATGATCTGTTTGTTatcagaagaagagaactttgttaGAATATTTGATCGTGAGGAGCCAAATACATCTTCAAAAGTACACCCTCGTAGGTTAGCCACCCAAAAAAGAGTCATAGAGTATGATCATCTGGACAACATGCACACAGCACAAGTCAGATCATTTAATGTCACCGGGTGTCATATTGCTGCGATGCCATCACGTTTAGGATTTCAAGCATTGCGTGTGCTAGCTATAGAAGACTGCACTTTTATGAAAGATTATGCCTTTCATCTTGAAAACCTTGGGAGGTTGCATCAGCTGAGGTATCTCGGACTGAGAGAGACACCTATTAGTAAACTTCCTAAAGAGATAGGGGAACTTAGGTTTCTGCAGACAATAGACTTGTGGGAATGTAAGAATGTAGAGGCATTGCCGCAGAGCATTATTCTGCTACGACAACTGAAGTGCCTCCGCGCTGGAGGTGCAGCATGTAAGCCCATAAGTGTGCCAGATGGGATGGGGAACCTAACATCCATGGAAGAGCTATGGCTGAGATATGTCGACAAGTGTCCAAACTTTGTTCAAGAGCTCGGCAAGTTGACCGAACTGAGGAACCTTAATATTTGTATTGAACTTCCTGAGAGTTGGATGTGCAAGACATTTGTAGAATCTCTAGGCAATCTGCAGAAAATACAAGTCCTATCTCTTCATGCTCTAAATGCAAAGCTCAGCTGGGAGGGCTATGTGCCTCCTCCACAACTTTGGCATTTGACCTTGACGACAGTAAACGCCAGACTGCCATCGTGGATTAATTCCACGCTCCTTCCAAACCTTGTCCACTTAGAGATTTCTTTGGGTGATGCGATGGAGGCTCATGACCTGGTGACACTTGGGGAATTTCCAGAGCTCCTACGTCTCAAAAGATGTGGAAGTGACAACGACATCCCTGTTGTTGTGGGTGGCAATTCCTTCCACAAGCTGAGGAGCTGCAACATGACTGCACCGTTGAGGTTTCTACCGGGGGCTATGCCGAGCCTCGAATGTCTTGCGTTTACAGTCCATGTACAGCCCTTGAAGGAGGCCAACTTTGACTTCGACTTTGGTAGCTTGGAGAACCTCCCTTGTCTTCGAGAGGTGAGTGTTTTCATTTGTTGTTACCCTGATAAAGCGGAGGCGGATAAAGTGGAGGCAGCGGTCAGGCATGCGGTCCACAACCATCCCAATCATCCGATCCTTCACCTCACGAAATTGAACGACCTT GCGGTTACATTAATGTCGACGGCCTTGGCGCTGCTGCTTTTCACATAG